In Rhizobium sp. WSM4643, the following are encoded in one genomic region:
- a CDS encoding phasin, with protein sequence MATIKTDDVFSIASFDPSKFTESFREFAEKGAQQSKDAYAKLKTAGEEAGKTLEATVQTAQAGTVEIGLKAIDALRVNAESSISHLEALLGVKSPAEFFELQTSFLRKQAELAVEQAKSMQETTKQVAEKLAKPTKDAAEKAMASFKVA encoded by the coding sequence ATGGCTACCATAAAGACCGATGACGTTTTTTCAATCGCTTCTTTCGACCCGTCCAAGTTCACGGAATCCTTCCGTGAATTCGCCGAAAAGGGCGCCCAGCAGTCGAAGGACGCCTATGCCAAGCTGAAGACCGCAGGTGAGGAAGCCGGCAAGACGCTCGAAGCCACCGTCCAGACGGCACAGGCAGGCACAGTCGAGATCGGCCTGAAGGCGATAGACGCTCTGCGTGTCAACGCCGAGAGCTCGATCTCGCACCTGGAAGCACTGCTCGGCGTCAAGTCTCCTGCCGAATTTTTCGAACTGCAGACCTCGTTCCTGCGCAAGCAGGCCGAGCTGGCTGTCGAACAAGCGAAGTCGATGCAGGAAACCACCAAGCAGGTGGCCGAAAAGCTCGCAAAGCCTACCAAGGACGCCGCCGAAAAGGCCATGGCCTCCTTCAAGGTTGCCTGA
- a CDS encoding DUF262 domain-containing protein, whose translation MAENTDQEEAEAVPADPIDEIERQEDVERETDDTNESPPSDIVAYNELRSGADLLRMHLEGDLIIQPDFQRDVVWNSTDQTRFIDSLIKQLPIPSMCFAYDAKRNSWLVIDGLQRISTIVRFLNGEDWKLSKLPDIDEVLRNKSAATFKTAKPGSDLRKIFSKVQNQTIPINVLRCDFSKRSHNEYLFTIFHRLNSGGLKLNNQEIRNCIYSGTFNKALKAWDDDPNWRAINNMQPGEKYRFAKQEAILRFFAFYHNKDKYKGSVAKFLNDYMSDRREADEKIIKEHADLFTRVAKVLAEKVITDRPAPRMPGTVLEAVMIGVASNLAHLEASSPVHARALLAKFRADKSISDSELAEGLSKKDKVDARLTAAANVFAE comes from the coding sequence GTGGCTGAAAATACTGATCAAGAAGAAGCAGAAGCTGTGCCGGCCGATCCGATCGACGAAATCGAACGCCAGGAAGATGTCGAGCGTGAGACTGACGATACGAACGAGTCTCCACCCAGCGATATCGTCGCCTACAATGAGCTACGGTCGGGCGCTGACCTTCTTAGAATGCATCTAGAGGGTGACCTAATCATCCAGCCCGATTTCCAGAGGGACGTGGTCTGGAATTCGACAGATCAAACAAGGTTTATCGATTCACTCATCAAGCAGCTTCCCATACCGAGCATGTGTTTCGCCTATGATGCCAAGCGGAATTCGTGGCTAGTAATTGATGGGCTGCAGAGAATTTCGACAATTGTTCGCTTTCTGAATGGTGAGGACTGGAAACTTTCAAAGCTTCCAGACATCGACGAGGTTCTGCGTAACAAGTCGGCGGCGACCTTCAAGACTGCAAAACCTGGGAGCGATCTCCGAAAAATTTTCTCGAAGGTTCAAAATCAAACGATTCCAATTAATGTGTTGAGATGCGATTTTTCGAAACGCAGTCACAACGAATATCTCTTCACGATCTTCCATCGCCTGAATTCTGGCGGACTGAAGCTAAACAACCAAGAGATTAGAAATTGCATATATTCAGGCACGTTCAATAAAGCTCTGAAGGCATGGGATGACGATCCCAACTGGCGAGCCATCAATAATATGCAGCCAGGGGAAAAGTATCGTTTCGCAAAGCAAGAGGCAATACTCAGGTTTTTTGCATTCTATCATAACAAAGACAAGTACAAGGGTTCGGTCGCCAAGTTTTTGAATGACTACATGTCGGATCGTCGCGAGGCAGACGAGAAGATCATTAAAGAGCATGCCGACCTATTTACCCGGGTTGCCAAAGTTCTTGCTGAAAAAGTCATTACTGATCGGCCGGCTCCGCGCATGCCAGGAACCGTCCTGGAAGCGGTGATGATTGGCGTTGCCTCAAACCTCGCCCATCTGGAGGCATCTTCTCCCGTCCATGCCCGAGCGCTGCTCGCGAAGTTCCGCGCTGACAAGAGCATCTCGGATTCCGAGCTCGCAGAGGGGCTTTCTAAGAAAGATAAGGTCGACGCACGCCTCACGGCAGCGGCCAACGTTTTTGCGGAATGA
- a CDS encoding plasmid recombination protein codes for MAIQFVHMENFSRKADKKGRSTSFVFGEAARRPDVSLHVHDPLPPIVIYGVPLEEVERLHDAQAATARTTPQGGKERSIQRHQHTLVTVVMSHPYTVEEVKADPAKRSEAERWEVLNVQWLKEQFGDSLASVVRHDDEAHYHLHAYALPPDRAMKASLLHPGQVAKSAVLSAGPRSGEDQKSVIKRSDHAYKAAMRKWQDGYHQAVAVPCGLSRLGPAKRRLTRAEWQAEKVQATALQATVERARAVQAQGQEFVAQSKASAEAEIARAAKAKASADRAAELARRERERAEKASAEALKARLAAEEAQRSADRLKGIGGRLRALFDGLRISKVREAVAVEFSARLEQAQRLLDAVRGDVKAERERRREAERLAEASASSVRALAAQRNLAWQEVQSLRARYEPEPTKINIRGYKPK; via the coding sequence GTGGCGATCCAGTTTGTTCATATGGAGAATTTCAGCAGAAAAGCGGATAAAAAAGGTCGGTCCACCTCTTTCGTTTTCGGAGAGGCGGCACGCCGCCCTGATGTGTCGCTGCATGTCCACGACCCACTGCCCCCTATAGTTATCTACGGCGTGCCATTGGAAGAGGTCGAGCGCTTGCATGATGCGCAGGCGGCGACGGCGCGGACTACACCACAGGGTGGGAAAGAGCGGTCTATTCAGAGGCATCAGCACACGCTTGTCACCGTCGTTATGAGCCACCCTTACACCGTCGAGGAGGTGAAGGCCGATCCCGCGAAGCGCAGCGAGGCCGAGAGATGGGAAGTCCTGAACGTTCAATGGCTGAAAGAACAGTTCGGAGATTCGCTCGCCTCGGTGGTCAGGCACGACGACGAGGCCCACTATCATCTCCATGCTTATGCCTTGCCGCCCGATCGAGCAATGAAAGCCTCGCTCCTGCATCCGGGGCAAGTCGCTAAGTCGGCGGTGCTCTCCGCCGGCCCTCGATCGGGAGAGGATCAGAAGTCGGTCATAAAACGATCTGACCATGCGTACAAAGCCGCGATGCGGAAGTGGCAGGATGGCTATCACCAGGCCGTCGCGGTGCCCTGCGGCCTGTCCAGATTGGGGCCGGCGAAAAGGCGTCTGACGCGGGCAGAATGGCAGGCCGAGAAAGTCCAGGCGACGGCGCTGCAGGCGACCGTCGAACGGGCGCGGGCCGTCCAGGCGCAGGGACAAGAATTCGTCGCCCAGTCGAAAGCATCGGCCGAAGCCGAGATCGCGAGAGCCGCTAAAGCGAAGGCATCCGCCGATCGCGCGGCTGAGCTTGCCCGACGTGAACGGGAAAGGGCGGAGAAAGCGTCTGCCGAAGCCCTCAAGGCACGTTTGGCGGCGGAAGAGGCTCAGAGGTCGGCCGATCGCTTGAAAGGGATAGGCGGACGTCTACGAGCCCTTTTCGACGGACTTCGGATTTCCAAGGTCCGTGAAGCGGTGGCGGTCGAGTTCTCGGCGCGGCTCGAACAGGCTCAGCGGTTGCTGGATGCCGTCCGCGGCGACGTCAAGGCCGAACGGGAACGCCGTCGCGAAGCGGAGAGGTTAGCGGAGGCGTCGGCTTCCTCGGTGCGCGCGCTCGCCGCGCAACGCAACCTTGCTTGGCAAGAGGTTCAGTCGTTGCGCGCTCGGTACGAGCCGGAACCAACGAAAATCAACATAAGGGGTTACAAACCGAAATGA